The genomic stretch TTGTAGCTAATAATGAAACAAACGCTCCTAGGATACCTGCTTCTTGATAGCCAATAAAACCTGCCATTTTTGTTGCTATTGGGCCCGGTAATGCATTACCAATTGCCAACATTTCACTAAACTCATTAACCGTTAACCAGCCGTAGCGGTCAACAACTTCTTTTTGAATTAATGGAATTGATGCCGGTCCCCCTCCATAACCTAAAATATTTGATACAAAAAAAGCCATAAACAATTGCCAATAAATCATACAGTTTCCCTCTTTTGTTCCTGAACTTCTTTTTCTTCTTGCTTTCTTTTAACGGGAATCCATGCTGCAACCATTAATAAAATAATAATAATTGCTGGGTGAACATGAATAAACTCCATCAGTATCAAACTTACCAATGCCAATAAAATAGCTTTCGTCCAACCTAAGCCACCAGTAGATTTTTTCAAGAAATCCCACGTCATAACAGCTAACATAACGCCAACTACAGGTACAACGGCTTTAGTCATTCCCATTACCCATGCCTGGTCTTTAAACTGTGTAAGTGTTGTTAAAAGGAGAACCATAAGCAAGACAGTTGGCGCTACTGCCGCAATTAACGCATTAATCATGCCTAATACTCCACCAACCTGATATCCGATATAACCAGCTAACTTTGTTGCAATAGGACCAGGTAGCGTATTAGCAATTGCTAATACGTCACCAAATTCATCGCTATCCATCCACTTGTATGTATCAACAACCTCTTTTTTAACAAGTGGAATAGCGGACGGACCACCTCCGTAGCCAAGCATACCCGAGCGAAAAAACGCGATAAAAATATGTAATTGCTGCATTTTATACGCTCCTTTCTTTGTTGTAATCTATCCTTAGTACGTTAGAACGGCTCCATCTGTTCGGGACTCCGTTCCTCCAAACAATACCCCTGTTTGAGGATCTCTGCGAATGATTTGCCCTCTACCAAATGAATGACGGCTTGTGGCTACTTGAACATCATGTCCCTTTCTCTCTAGAGCTTCCACAATATAACTTGGCATTTCTTTTTCTACAAGAACTGTTTTATCATTAATCCATTGCCATCTTGGTGCATCTAGTGAGGCTTGAGGATTCAAATCAAAATCAATCATATTCATAATTACTTGAACATGACCTTGAGGCTGCATGAATGCCCCCATTACACCAAATGGACCAACTGCTTGATTATCTTTTGTTAAAAATCCTGGGATAATAGTATGATATGTTCTTTTGCCTGGCTCTAGTCGATTATCGTGATCCTTATCGAGTGAAAAATTATGACCTCGGTTCTGAAGAGCAATTCCTGTTCCAGGAACAACTACGCCCGAGCCAAAGCCCTTATAATTACTTTGAATAAAAGAAACCATGTTTCCTTCGTCATCAGCAGTTGCTAAGTAGACGGTTCCACTGTGAAGCGGCTGACCAGCCTCTGGTAACCTTGCATGTTCACCGATTAAAGCTCGACGCTCATCAGCATATTCATCGTTTAACAAATCTTCTACAGCAATCTTCATATGCTTAGAATCTGTAATAAATTTCTTTCCATCTGCAAAGGCTAATTTCATCGCTTCAATTTGCTTGTGATACGTATCGACTGAATCTTTAGCTTTAAACTCATAGCCTTTTAAGGTATTTAGTGCTAAAAGAGCAATTAAGCCTTGACCATTTGGTGGAATCTCCCAAACATCATACCCGCGATAAGACACTGAAATTGGCTTAACCCATTCAGGTTGAAAAGCTGCCAAATCCTCTTTTCGAATAAAGCCCCCATGAACTTTAGAAAATGCATCAATTTTTTCAGCAATTCTTCCTCGGTAAAATGATTCAGCTTCCGTTTCCGCAATCTCAATAAGCGTATCTGCATGACTACTGGATGACCAGATTTCACCAATCCTTGGTGGCCTGCCATTTGGAGCAAATGTTTCAAACCAACCAGCAAACTCTTCCCCTTTTAATTCTTCTTTAAACTTTTCATATGCAACATTCCAATTGTAACCTAAAATCGGAGATACAGGGAACCCTTCCTGTGCATATGTGATTGCAGGCTGCAGTACTTCTGTTAAAGGAAGCTTTCCAAATCGTTTTGACAGAGCAGCCCAAGCGCTAGGAGCACCGGGTACGGTTACGGGTGTTAAACCATATTCAGGCATTTCACCTGTAATACCTCTTTCTTTTAACGCTTCCATTGAAAGTGATTGAGGAGCATGACCACTAGCATTCAACCCATGTAATTCATCATTAACCCATACAAGAGCAAACGCATCTCCCCCGATTCCATTTGATGTTGGCTCAACTACCGTTAAGCAAGCTGCTGTTGCAATTGCAGCATCAACTGCGTTTCCTCCCTTTTTTAGCATATCTAAACCTGCCTGAGCTGCTAAGGGCTGACTTGTTGCAACCATCCCATTTTTTCCAAATGTACACATTCTTTGTGAAGCGTATGGATGTGTTAAAAAAAATTCATTCATTTCTCCCACTCCTTAAAATGATCTATTTTCACACATTAACCAATTCACTCTCATAAACATCTAAAGCAGCTTGTAAGGCTTTCCCTGCATTAATTAAAGCTCCTTTTCTCAGTAAGACTGCTTCAAGACCTGCAAGCGTATATAGAACGTTATCTTGTCGGCAACTATACCCCATTGTACCTATTCTCCAAATCTTACCGTGAAGAGGACCAAATGAGCTTGCTATTTCAATTCTAAACTGATCTAATAATGTACTGCGAACATCTTCTCCATTAATACCATTTGGAATCATAACGCAGGTCACGGTTGTTAGCTTTGAAATCTCATCACCAAACAGCGATAGCCCCATCGCTTTAATACCTGCAACAAGTGCTTTTTCATGTAATTGATGGCGAGCAAACCTCCTATCTAAACCTTCTTCAAG from Bacillus sp. 1780r2a1 encodes the following:
- a CDS encoding chromate transporter, translating into MQQLHIFIAFFRSGMLGYGGGPSAIPLVKKEVVDTYKWMDSDEFGDVLAIANTLPGPIATKLAGYIGYQVGGVLGMINALIAAVAPTVLLMVLLLTTLTQFKDQAWVMGMTKAVVPVVGVMLAVMTWDFLKKSTGGLGWTKAILLALVSLILMEFIHVHPAIIIILLMVAAWIPVKRKQEEKEVQEQKRETV
- a CDS encoding gamma-glutamyltransferase family protein, whose product is MNEFFLTHPYASQRMCTFGKNGMVATSQPLAAQAGLDMLKKGGNAVDAAIATAACLTVVEPTSNGIGGDAFALVWVNDELHGLNASGHAPQSLSMEALKERGITGEMPEYGLTPVTVPGAPSAWAALSKRFGKLPLTEVLQPAITYAQEGFPVSPILGYNWNVAYEKFKEELKGEEFAGWFETFAPNGRPPRIGEIWSSSSHADTLIEIAETEAESFYRGRIAEKIDAFSKVHGGFIRKEDLAAFQPEWVKPISVSYRGYDVWEIPPNGQGLIALLALNTLKGYEFKAKDSVDTYHKQIEAMKLAFADGKKFITDSKHMKIAVEDLLNDEYADERRALIGEHARLPEAGQPLHSGTVYLATADDEGNMVSFIQSNYKGFGSGVVVPGTGIALQNRGHNFSLDKDHDNRLEPGKRTYHTIIPGFLTKDNQAVGPFGVMGAFMQPQGHVQVIMNMIDFDLNPQASLDAPRWQWINDKTVLVEKEMPSYIVEALERKGHDVQVATSRHSFGRGQIIRRDPQTGVLFGGTESRTDGAVLTY